GACGCCGCCGACGTGCAGAATCCGCCCGTGGCCACCCCGCTCCGGCGCCTGCTCGCCGTCACCACGCTGCTGCTCGCCGCCGGCTGCGCCCCCGCGGCCCCCACGGAGCCCGCCGCGGCCGCCTCCTGCGAGCCCGGCGCGCTGCCGACCCTCACCGCGGGCACCCTGACGATCGGCACCGACCAGCCGGTGTACCCGCCGTGGTACCTCGACGACGACCCGACGTCCGGGCAGGGCTTCGAGAGCGCCGTCGCCTACGCGGTGGCCGAGCAGCTCGGGTACGCCCGCGACGCCGTGAGCTGGGTGCGCGTGCCGTTCAACGCCGCCATCGCCCCGGGCCCGAAGACCTACGACCTCAACCTGACCGAGTTCTCGATCAGCGACGAGCGCCGCCAGGCCGTCGACTTCTCCTCGCCCTACTACGACGTCGCACAGGCCGTGATCGCGATCGAGGGCAACCCGTTCGCGGGCGCCACCAGCATCGCGGAGCTGAAGGACGCGCGGATCGGCGGGCAGGTCGGCACCACTAGCTACCAGGCGATCGTCGACCAGATCGCCCCCACCACCGAGCCGTCGGTGTTCAACACCAACGACGACGCCAAGCTCGCGCTCGGCAACGGCCAGATCGACGCGCTCGTGCTCGACCTGCCCACCGCGTTCTTCGTCACCTCCGCCGAGCTCGACGGCGGCGTGATCGTCGGGCAGCTCCCCGCGGGCACCGGCACGCCGGAGCAGTTCGGCGCGGTGCTGGACAAGGACAGCCCGCTGACGGGGTGCGTGTCCGACGCGGTCGACGCCCTGCGCGCCGACGGCACACTGGACGCGCTGGAGACGGAGTGGCTGGCCTCGGCCGGGGCGGCGCCCGAGCTGCGGTGACCGTCGAACTGAGCCCGCTCGCGCAGGACCGGGCCGCCTACCGGCGCTCCCGCGCGCGCCGGTCCACCACCGTCGCGCTGGTCTCGACGGTGGTGTTCGCGGCGGCGCTGGTGATCGGCCTGGTCAACACGCCCGGCTGGCCGCGGGTGCAGGAGACCTTCCTCGACCCGCAGGACGCCTGGGCAGCGCTGCCCGCGGTCCTGTCCGGGCTGTGGCTCAACATCCGGGTGCTCGTCGTCGCCGAGCTCGGGATCCTCGCGCTCGGGCTGCTGATCGCGCTGCTGCGCACGCTGCGCGGCCCGGTGTTCTTCCCGGTCCGGGCACTGGCGATCGGCTACGTCGACCTGTTCCGCGGCGTCCCGCTGCTCATCGCGCTCTACCTGATCGGGTTCGGGGTGCCGGGGCTGCGGCTGCAGGGCGTGCCGAACGACGTCGCGGTGCTCGGGACGGTCGCGCTGATCCTCGT
This sequence is a window from Pseudonocardia petroleophila. Protein-coding genes within it:
- a CDS encoding amino acid ABC transporter permease; the protein is MTVELSPLAQDRAAYRRSRARRSTTVALVSTVVFAAALVIGLVNTPGWPRVQETFLDPQDAWAALPAVLSGLWLNIRVLVVAELGILALGLLIALLRTLRGPVFFPVRALAIGYVDLFRGVPLLIALYLIGFGVPGLRLQGVPNDVAVLGTVALILVYSAYVSEVFRAGIESVHPSQRAAARSLGLTHRQSMRLVILPQAVRRVLPPLLNDFVALQKDVGLISVLGAVDAIRAAQIQSALLFSFTPYVVAGLLFVLLAVPTGRIADAVAARAARREAA
- a CDS encoding ABC transporter substrate-binding protein, encoding MATPLRRLLAVTTLLLAAGCAPAAPTEPAAAASCEPGALPTLTAGTLTIGTDQPVYPPWYLDDDPTSGQGFESAVAYAVAEQLGYARDAVSWVRVPFNAAIAPGPKTYDLNLTEFSISDERRQAVDFSSPYYDVAQAVIAIEGNPFAGATSIAELKDARIGGQVGTTSYQAIVDQIAPTTEPSVFNTNDDAKLALGNGQIDALVLDLPTAFFVTSAELDGGVIVGQLPAGTGTPEQFGAVLDKDSPLTGCVSDAVDALRADGTLDALETEWLASAGAAPELR